Below is a window of Bacillota bacterium DNA.
GGGGATGCTGAGCCCGAGTCCGCGTGCTTCGCGGCCGTACTCCCGCATGATGGCGCGGGCCTGGTTGAGGTAAGTCTCGTGGTTGTTCTCCCGGGCGGCGTACTGGATGAGGAGCCCGAGAAGTTCGCGGCCGCTCAATTGCTTTGCGGAACGGTTCGCAGCATACCGCTGGGCCCACGCCTCCTGCGCCAGGCGCTCGCTCAGCTCTTGCCGGGTAACCGAAAGCGTCTGGTCGGCCAGCCGGGCCAGCCACTCGGCCGGCGGCTGTGCCTGGCTCCCGGCCAGGAACGCCAGCAGGTCGTCCCGCAGGTAGCGCCGGTGGCCGCCCGGCGTGCGGAACGCGCGCAACAGCCCCCTGTCCGTCCACCGCCGCAGCGTCG
It encodes the following:
- a CDS encoding helix-turn-helix domain-containing protein — encoded protein: MEWVSLKEACTILGVHEATLRRWTDRGLLRAFRTPGGHRRYLRDDLLAFLAGSQAQPPAEWLARLADQTLSVTRQELSERLAQEAWAQRYAANRSAKQLSGRELLGLLIQYAARENNHETYLNQARAIMREYGREARGLGLSIPETARALLTFRQAIVDGITRSLYAPPGRDPDGQRLMNRAGLFFDELMIATLEGYLEPARPAASVPAGELHR